Below is a window of Planctomycetota bacterium DNA.
CTATAAAACCATGTACTGACTCGTCAAATCATTGATTTAGTCTTATAACAGGTTCAAATACAGACATACAAAGTGGCCCAATTGGTACGGCAATTGCTTTGAAAACCGCAATGCGTAACGTTTCGCCAACTCCCGGCACTCCGAACCCCCAATCCAGGGTGGGTTCGCAGTGCAATTCCGTGGGCGGGCCCAGGCTGAACCTGTTGCTCAGTCACGGCTGCTGGCGCGACGACACCTTCGCTGAACAACTTCCTCCGCTGCTTCGCCCCATGGGGGTGCATTGCGTGCAGGCCCGCTCCGCCAGCGAGGCGAGCCGCGTGCTTGAGACGCAGCGCATCCACGTTGCTGTGGTCGATGTCAGCCTGCCGATGGAAGATGGCGTGCTGGGCGTGGACCCGGCGGGCCCGCGCATCCTGCAAATTCTCCGCCGGCTCGAGCAGCCCCCGCCCACCGTGGTGGTCCGCCCGCCGCAACCCAGCGCCCGCGAGGCTGTCCGCAGCCTGCAAAGCATGCTGCAGGAGGGCGCCTTCGCCGTCATTGACCGTCCGTTCCCAGTCGAGTCCATGCTGGAGCTGCTCCGCAGAATCCTGCATCGACATTACGCAAATGTCTGGCCAATGCGGCCCGGCCTTTGATTCATTCACCCCGTTTTGAAGGAGACACTTTCATGAAGGTTCGACCACTTGGCGACAAAATTCTTGTGAAGCGCGACGAAGCCGCGACGAAGACCGACAGCGGAATCTTCCTGCCGGAGAGCGCGAAGGACAAGCCGAAGCAGGGCAAGGTCATCGCCCTGGGCACCGGCCCACTCAACAAGGACACCGGCGCGCGTTTGCCGTTCAGCGTGAAGAAGGGCGACACCGTCATCTTCTCCAGCTACTCGGGCACCGAGGTCAAGATCAACGACGAGACCTACCTGATCGTGACCGAAGAGGACATCCTCGGGGTCGTCGAGTAATTCACTCGCCCCGCACACCGCTTTCAATTTCAACACTTCAACTTCAAAGGACACACAATGGCTGCAAAACAAATCACGTATGAGAACGACGCCCGCGAACGGATCCTCCGCGGAGTCCAGAAACTCGCCAAGGCCGTCAAGGTCACCCTCGGCCCAGCCGGCCGTGTCGTGGTGCTCGAGAAGAGCTTCGGCGCCCCGACCGTCACCAAGGACGGCGTCACCGTCGCCAAGGAGATCGAGCTGGAGGACGCCTACGAGAACATGGGCGCCCAGATGGTCAAGGAAGTCGCCAGCAAGTCCAGCAAGGACGCGGGCGACGGCACCACCACCGCCACCATCTACGCCGAAGCGATCTTCCAGGAAGGCCTGAAGAATGTCACCGCCGGCGCCAATGTGAACGCGGTCAAGCGCGGCATCGACGCCGCGGTCCGCACCATCACCGACGAGCTCAAGAAAATGAGCAAGCCTGTGAAGGACTCCAAGGAGATTGCCCAGGTCGGCTGCTGCTCCGCCAACCAGGACATGGCCGTGGGCAAGATCATCGCCAACGCCATGGACAAGGTCGGCAAGGACGGCGTCATCACCGTCGAGGAAGGCAAGAGCCTGGAGACCGAGGTCGAGCTGCTCGAAGGCATGCAGTTCGACAAGGGCTGGCTCAGCCCGCACTTCGTCACCAACCCCGCGACCATGGAGTGCGTCCTTGAGGACGCCTACGTGCTCGTGAACGAGAAGAAGATCAGCGCCGCCAAGGACCTTCTGCCCATCCTGGGCAAGATCGCCGAGAGCGGAAAGGCCCTTCTGATCGTGGCCGAGGACATCGACGGCGAAGCCCTGGCCACCCTGGTGGTGAACAAGCTCCGCGGCGTGCTCAAGGTCTGCGCCGTCAAGGCGCCGGGCTTTGGCGACCGCCGCAAGGAGATGCTGGGCGATATCGCCACGCTCGTCGGCGGCGAGGCCGTGA
It encodes the following:
- a CDS encoding co-chaperone GroES — translated: MKVRPLGDKILVKRDEAATKTDSGIFLPESAKDKPKQGKVIALGTGPLNKDTGARLPFSVKKGDTVIFSSYSGTEVKINDETYLIVTEEDILGVVE
- the groL gene encoding chaperonin GroEL (60 kDa chaperone family; promotes refolding of misfolded polypeptides especially under stressful conditions; forms two stacked rings of heptamers to form a barrel-shaped 14mer; ends can be capped by GroES; misfolded proteins enter the barrel where they are refolded when GroES binds), with product MAAKQITYENDARERILRGVQKLAKAVKVTLGPAGRVVVLEKSFGAPTVTKDGVTVAKEIELEDAYENMGAQMVKEVASKSSKDAGDGTTTATIYAEAIFQEGLKNVTAGANVNAVKRGIDAAVRTITDELKKMSKPVKDSKEIAQVGCCSANQDMAVGKIIANAMDKVGKDGVITVEEGKSLETEVELLEGMQFDKGWLSPHFVTNPATMECVLEDAYVLVNEKKISAAKDLLPILGKIAESGKALLIVAEDIDGEALATLVVNKLRGVLKVCAVKAPGFGDRRKEMLGDIATLVGGEAVMEELGVTLENLTLNQLGRAKKITVAKETCTLVEGTGKTKDIQGRIEQIKGQMENTTSDYDREKLQERLAKLAGGVAQINVGAATEVEMKEKKARVEDALHACRAAVEEGILPGGGVAVLRTRKALDRLIKSLEIDDEKVGVEIVRRALSAPLKQIATNGGLDGSIVVQKVEESSDTNFGFNALTGVYEDLVKSGVIVPTKVERVALQNAASIAGLLLTTDCAITEIKEKKAKPEMPGGGGMGGMGGMDGMDF